Proteins found in one Alicyclobacillus cycloheptanicus genomic segment:
- a CDS encoding MFS transporter, whose amino-acid sequence MSVLKNRNFALLLSGQLISTAGNNLFAIALPWYIYTLTQSKADLALAGIAQTLPALLGLAAGVFVDRWRKTTTMLTSDLVRAGLGALLVAAVMARQPIWTVLIIVLVLQAVGTFYSPAAGALMPTLVEPSDITSASGMQQSGNAAAQLFGTVAGGSLLAALGPALLFALDGVSYLASVVSVLLIRRRGPEPTQSLGRCQRAVRSNRAFFEDWRDGLNVFTQSRFLLLMMVSAVMANFAFAPLDIALTAWVKGPMQEDAFHLGLLNAGFFVGMIGGSLSLNRVSRTLSLRGILFIGMCGSGLCTMGLGLRPNFWWDTALTCAAGLCIGILNGSVNAALLRAIPAAFRGRALSTLSALVMLAMPLGMAIFGALMVHLPLAVIFVLIGSLSVLSGLVFILPIREDLSALARFEAAHVSPSADEVLVD is encoded by the coding sequence TTGTCCGTTCTGAAAAATCGCAATTTCGCCTTGCTGCTCAGCGGTCAGCTGATTTCCACCGCTGGAAACAATCTGTTTGCCATTGCACTGCCGTGGTACATCTATACACTCACGCAGTCCAAAGCCGACTTGGCGCTTGCTGGCATTGCGCAGACCCTGCCCGCACTCCTGGGACTGGCCGCTGGCGTGTTCGTCGACCGCTGGCGCAAGACCACGACGATGCTGACATCGGACCTGGTGCGCGCGGGGCTTGGCGCTCTCTTGGTCGCCGCCGTGATGGCTCGGCAGCCGATTTGGACCGTTCTCATCATTGTGCTTGTGCTGCAGGCCGTCGGCACCTTCTACAGTCCGGCGGCCGGCGCGCTGATGCCAACGCTTGTGGAGCCGTCGGACATCACGAGTGCAAGCGGCATGCAGCAGTCCGGAAACGCCGCAGCACAGTTGTTTGGCACCGTGGCTGGCGGCTCGCTGCTCGCTGCGCTTGGGCCTGCCCTGCTGTTCGCACTCGATGGCGTCTCGTACCTCGCGTCGGTCGTGAGTGTCCTCCTGATTCGCCGGCGCGGCCCGGAACCAACCCAAAGTCTTGGGCGGTGCCAGCGGGCCGTGCGGTCCAACAGGGCATTCTTCGAGGACTGGCGAGACGGGCTGAACGTGTTCACGCAATCGCGGTTTTTGCTCCTCATGATGGTGTCGGCCGTCATGGCCAATTTCGCGTTCGCACCGCTGGACATTGCGCTGACGGCATGGGTGAAAGGCCCCATGCAGGAGGACGCGTTTCACCTGGGGCTGCTCAATGCGGGGTTCTTCGTCGGCATGATCGGCGGAAGCCTGTCGCTCAACCGGGTCAGCCGCACGCTGTCGCTGCGCGGCATTCTGTTCATCGGCATGTGCGGCTCCGGGCTTTGCACCATGGGCCTCGGGCTCAGGCCGAACTTTTGGTGGGACACAGCGCTGACCTGTGCAGCCGGGTTGTGCATCGGCATCCTCAACGGCTCCGTCAACGCGGCGTTGCTGCGCGCCATCCCCGCCGCCTTCCGGGGTCGCGCGCTGTCCACGCTGAGCGCCCTGGTGATGCTGGCGATGCCGCTCGGCATGGCCATCTTTGGCGCGCTGATGGTGCACCTGCCGCTGGCCGTCATCTTTGTGCTCATCGGCAGCCTGAGTGTACTCAGCGGCCTCGTGTTCATCCTGCCCATCCGCGAAGACTTGTCAGCGCTGGCACGCTTCGAGGCCGCTCACGTCTCGCCGTCGGCGGATGAAGTGCTGGTGGACTGA
- the liaF gene encoding cell wall-active antibiotics response protein LiaF: protein MRRGAGFGIVLIAVGVVYLLTQAGVIHMASSWWSGRVLWPLVLVVLGGSGLKAFSRGRIPWGSLYLVVLGLLLAAKGTHAVPWLNPVSGWTFVWGLLLIFCGLYFLTPRRLRGIGDPLVVVINRRSSHAGAADAGANDAEASDAGAAEFGTWTAPKRHSGPTGHRAQANRRTERRYAEWRLIGDVSIGHEPWVLSNVELWNGVGDIRVNLATALVEDGDYHLNVGGWVGDVRILVPEDLDVAIDAEIRVGDLQVFGEKQAGSGRRVHMEDPGYAASTRRCRIDVSLQIGEVQIVRV, encoded by the coding sequence ATGCGGCGAGGCGCGGGTTTCGGGATTGTACTGATTGCGGTGGGCGTTGTTTATCTGTTGACGCAAGCGGGCGTGATTCACATGGCTTCGAGCTGGTGGTCCGGCAGGGTGCTGTGGCCGCTGGTCCTGGTCGTCCTGGGCGGGTCAGGGCTCAAGGCGTTCAGCCGGGGGCGAATTCCCTGGGGCTCGCTGTATTTGGTGGTGTTAGGATTGCTGCTGGCGGCGAAAGGGACCCATGCGGTGCCGTGGCTGAATCCGGTCAGCGGCTGGACCTTCGTCTGGGGGCTGCTGCTGATTTTCTGCGGCCTGTATTTCCTGACGCCTCGCCGGCTGAGGGGCATCGGTGACCCGTTGGTGGTTGTCATAAACCGCCGCTCGTCGCACGCAGGGGCGGCCGACGCGGGAGCAAACGACGCGGAAGCGTCTGACGCAGGGGCGGCCGAGTTCGGAACCTGGACGGCGCCGAAACGACACAGCGGTCCAACTGGACACAGGGCTCAAGCAAATCGGCGTACGGAGCGCCGTTATGCGGAGTGGCGGCTGATTGGCGATGTATCCATCGGTCATGAGCCGTGGGTGCTGAGTAATGTGGAATTATGGAACGGCGTCGGTGACATTCGCGTCAATTTGGCGACCGCCCTGGTGGAGGATGGAGACTACCACCTGAACGTGGGCGGCTGGGTTGGCGATGTCCGGATTCTCGTCCCAGAAGACCTCGACGTCGCGATCGACGCGGAGATTCGCGTCGGGGACCTGCAGGTCTTCGGTGAAAAGCAGGCGGGTTCCGGACGGCGCGTTCATATGGAAGACCCGGGGTATGCAGCGTCGACGCGCCGCTGCAGGATTGACGTCTCGCTGCAAATCGGCGAAGTGCAGATTGTGAGGGTGTAG
- a CDS encoding sensor histidine kinase, giving the protein MRSPSSPVVVRGVRATWITVSVSIALLAYVAGVGFTQLWFGHAVSAETVVLAGAGVCVGALGVGYQFAQRMRRRLYDIEEAAALIAAGRLHHRVSGVGSRDEIDRLAVQFNHMGETLEQQVNRLQQLAEENRRLAQDAERAATMEERQRLARELHDSVSQALFALSMMAESALRQADSGCGQLRGTLTTIADMANQAQREMRALLLHLRPVELAGRTFVEAASAFLRAVEERYGLHCTFACDTAEPMPPLIEEHLFRILQESLANVLKHANARHVRVQVLTQASAYELSVTDDGVGLPASEAQLGDTFGIAAMRERAESLGGRFRLLRRDRGTTVSVVIPRTGAGDAND; this is encoded by the coding sequence ATGCGAAGTCCATCTTCTCCAGTTGTCGTGCGCGGCGTGCGCGCCACTTGGATCACGGTCAGCGTCTCCATCGCCTTGCTCGCCTACGTCGCAGGCGTCGGCTTCACACAGTTGTGGTTCGGACACGCAGTCTCAGCCGAAACGGTTGTGCTCGCGGGCGCCGGTGTGTGCGTCGGCGCACTGGGGGTTGGGTACCAGTTCGCACAGCGCATGCGCCGGCGGCTGTACGACATTGAGGAGGCGGCCGCGCTCATTGCGGCCGGCCGGCTGCATCACCGCGTCAGCGGCGTCGGGTCGCGGGACGAGATTGACCGCTTGGCCGTTCAGTTCAATCACATGGGCGAGACGTTGGAACAACAGGTCAATCGCCTGCAGCAGCTTGCCGAAGAAAATCGCCGGCTGGCACAAGACGCAGAGCGTGCCGCGACGATGGAAGAGCGGCAGCGACTCGCACGGGAGCTGCACGACTCCGTCAGTCAGGCGTTGTTCGCCTTGTCGATGATGGCGGAATCGGCGCTGCGGCAGGCGGACAGTGGGTGCGGTCAACTGCGGGGCACATTGACCACCATCGCCGACATGGCCAATCAGGCGCAGCGCGAGATGCGCGCCCTCTTGCTGCACCTGCGGCCGGTCGAACTGGCGGGCCGAACGTTTGTCGAGGCCGCGTCGGCATTTCTCAGAGCGGTTGAGGAGCGGTACGGGCTGCACTGTACGTTTGCCTGCGATACCGCGGAACCGATGCCGCCGCTCATCGAAGAACACCTGTTTCGCATCCTCCAGGAGTCGCTTGCGAACGTCCTGAAACACGCAAACGCGCGGCACGTACGCGTCCAGGTCCTGACGCAGGCGAGCGCGTACGAGCTGTCCGTGACGGATGACGGCGTGGGACTCCCCGCATCCGAGGCGCAGCTGGGGGACACGTTCGGCATCGCGGCGATGCGCGAGCGCGCGGAGTCCTTGGGGGGACGGTTTCGGTTGCTGCGGCGCGATCGTGGGACGACGGTGTCGGTGGTGATACCGAGAACGGGGGCGGGGGACGCGAATGATTAG
- a CDS encoding response regulator: protein MISVLIVDDHEIVRMGLRNYLETEADIVVVGEAGDGPAAVAEAMALMPDVILMDLIMPGMSGVEVTRTLQEQGCSSRVIVLTSAVDDAQVVEALRAGALSYLLKTSTAGQVASAIRKAAQGESVLDEKVQQSLVGQLQTKVTRELWQDLTDRELDVLRAIASGKNNQEIADALQIGVKTVKTHVSNIFIKLGVQDRTQAAIYAIRNGLA, encoded by the coding sequence ATGATTAGCGTGCTGATTGTGGACGATCACGAAATTGTCCGCATGGGTCTGCGCAACTACCTGGAGACCGAGGCGGATATCGTCGTCGTGGGTGAAGCGGGGGATGGGCCGGCTGCGGTGGCCGAGGCGATGGCCTTGATGCCCGACGTCATTCTCATGGACCTCATCATGCCGGGCATGAGCGGCGTGGAAGTGACACGCACCCTGCAGGAGCAGGGATGTTCGAGCCGCGTCATCGTGTTGACGAGTGCCGTGGACGATGCACAGGTGGTTGAGGCCCTGCGCGCCGGGGCCCTGTCCTACCTGCTGAAAACGAGTACCGCCGGACAGGTTGCGTCCGCCATCCGCAAGGCGGCGCAAGGGGAGTCCGTGCTCGATGAAAAGGTCCAGCAGAGCCTGGTGGGCCAGCTGCAGACGAAAGTGACCCGCGAACTGTGGCAGGACCTGACCGACCGCGAACTGGACGTGCTGCGCGCCATTGCTTCCGGCAAGAACAATCAGGAAATTGCGGATGCGCTGCAAATCGGTGTCAAGACCGTGAAGACGCACGTCAGCAACATTTTCATCAAGCTCGGTGTGCAGGACCGGACGCAGGCCGCGATCTACGCCATCCGCAACGGTCTGGCCTAG
- the aspD gene encoding aspartate 4-decarboxylase — MSTYLTDEQRRVMERSFEAISPFEFKNKLIELAKARQQKSARAMLDAGRGNPNWIATTPRASFFALGQFALQESRRVWEDGHIGGKPASAGIAGRFKDWADRRRSEDGVALLANVVDYGIQKHQFDPDLWVHELVDGIIGDNYPEPDRMLKYIEQIVHDYVVQELCQGEPDTGPFDLFAVEGATAAMCYIFDSLQENCLLNRGDKVAIMVPIFPPYVEIAELARYQFDVVEIKASAVDAQGNHTWQYPDEEIDKLRDPSVKALFLVNPSNPPSVALRAETVARLKQIVAEDNPNLMIISDDVYCTFVDGFRSLLAELPFHTVGVYSFSKYFGVTGWRLGVVALHRKNVFDQLLRGLPNDKQDMLAHRYSSLTEHPSDLSWMSRLVADSRQVALNHTAGLSTPQQVQMALFCGFALLDKENQYKHQTQDICQRRMALLYEGLGLPEPRLQKDADYYTEFDLAEWSTKHYGKAFTDYLQANYEPVDVLFRLAEHAGIVLLNGGGFHGPTWSIRVSLANLDDEDYTEIGKALHEVLAEYVAEWKQGARP, encoded by the coding sequence ATGAGTACGTATCTGACAGACGAGCAGCGCCGCGTCATGGAGCGGTCGTTCGAGGCGATTAGTCCGTTTGAATTCAAGAACAAGCTGATTGAACTAGCGAAAGCCCGGCAGCAGAAAAGCGCGCGGGCGATGCTGGACGCGGGGCGGGGCAACCCGAACTGGATCGCGACGACGCCCCGGGCTTCCTTTTTTGCGCTGGGTCAATTTGCGCTGCAGGAGAGCCGCCGGGTCTGGGAAGACGGGCACATCGGCGGCAAGCCGGCTTCAGCGGGCATCGCCGGCCGCTTCAAGGATTGGGCGGACCGTCGCCGCAGCGAGGACGGGGTGGCGCTCCTCGCAAACGTGGTGGACTACGGGATTCAGAAACACCAGTTTGACCCGGATTTGTGGGTGCACGAACTGGTGGACGGCATCATCGGCGACAATTACCCGGAGCCGGATCGCATGTTGAAGTACATCGAGCAAATCGTGCACGACTATGTTGTGCAGGAACTCTGCCAAGGCGAACCGGACACGGGGCCGTTTGACCTGTTTGCGGTCGAAGGCGCGACGGCGGCCATGTGCTACATCTTCGATTCCTTGCAGGAGAACTGCTTGTTGAACCGCGGCGACAAGGTGGCCATCATGGTGCCCATTTTCCCGCCGTATGTCGAGATCGCGGAGTTAGCCCGCTACCAGTTTGACGTCGTCGAAATCAAGGCGTCCGCCGTGGACGCACAGGGGAACCACACGTGGCAGTACCCGGACGAGGAGATTGACAAGCTGCGCGACCCAAGCGTCAAGGCACTGTTTCTGGTCAATCCGAGCAACCCGCCTTCGGTGGCTCTGCGCGCGGAGACGGTGGCTCGCCTGAAACAGATTGTGGCAGAGGACAATCCGAACCTGATGATTATCTCTGACGACGTGTACTGTACGTTCGTCGACGGCTTCCGGTCGCTCTTGGCGGAGCTGCCATTTCACACGGTCGGCGTCTATTCGTTTTCGAAGTACTTTGGGGTGACGGGTTGGCGCTTGGGCGTGGTGGCGCTGCACCGGAAGAATGTGTTTGACCAGCTGCTGCGGGGGCTGCCAAACGACAAGCAGGACATGCTGGCTCACCGCTACAGTTCTCTCACAGAGCACCCGTCGGATTTGTCCTGGATGAGCCGGCTTGTGGCCGACAGCCGCCAGGTTGCACTCAATCACACAGCAGGGTTATCCACACCGCAGCAGGTACAAATGGCGCTGTTCTGCGGGTTTGCCCTGTTGGACAAGGAAAACCAGTACAAACACCAAACACAGGACATCTGTCAGCGGCGAATGGCGCTGCTCTATGAGGGACTGGGTCTGCCGGAACCCCGATTGCAAAAGGATGCGGATTACTACACCGAGTTCGACCTTGCGGAGTGGTCGACAAAACACTACGGGAAGGCCTTCACCGACTACCTGCAAGCGAATTACGAACCTGTGGATGTCCTGTTTCGACTCGCCGAACACGCTGGGATTGTGCTGTTGAACGGCGGCGGATTCCATGGGCCCACGTGGTCCATCCGTGTTTCGCTGGCGAACCTAGACGACGAGGATTACACCGAAATTGGCAAAGCCTTGCACGAGGTACTGGCTGAGTATGTGGCGGAGTGGAAGCAGGGGGCGCGTCCATGA
- a CDS encoding YceI family protein, producing MAKSTWIVDPTHSSIEFSTKHMMVTTVKGQFTEFSADIQADPTDLTDAQISFTINTASVDTRNADRDAHLRGADFFDVEHYPNMTFKATKIVAKGNNRYDVTGDLTIRDVTKPVTFDMTFEGQYKDPWGNMKAGFTGGTTINRKDWGLNWNVALEAGGFLVSEQVKISLDIQAAQQA from the coding sequence ATGGCAAAATCGACATGGATCGTCGACCCGACGCACAGCAGCATTGAATTTTCGACCAAACACATGATGGTCACCACCGTGAAGGGCCAGTTCACCGAATTCTCGGCTGACATCCAGGCCGACCCGACCGACCTGACCGACGCGCAAATCTCGTTCACCATCAACACGGCGAGCGTGGATACGCGCAATGCGGACCGCGACGCGCACCTGCGCGGTGCCGACTTCTTTGACGTCGAGCACTATCCGAACATGACCTTCAAGGCCACCAAAATTGTCGCAAAGGGCAACAACCGGTACGACGTGACGGGCGACCTGACGATTCGCGACGTGACCAAGCCTGTGACGTTCGACATGACCTTTGAGGGACAGTACAAGGACCCGTGGGGCAACATGAAGGCTGGCTTCACCGGCGGAACCACCATCAACCGCAAGGACTGGGGACTGAACTGGAACGTCGCGCTCGAAGCGGGCGGCTTCCTGGTCAGCGAGCAAGTGAAGATTTCCCTCGACATTCAGGCGGCACAGCAGGCGTAA
- a CDS encoding 3-hydroxyacyl-CoA dehydrogenase family protein — MKRIAVIGGGTMGFGLAFRFAVHGREVALVSRRTSTLENALQQIREAAASFEAEGVISKQEAEDVRTRIHPTTDLAAGIENAAWVIEAIPEQLSQKQALFAELDAQLPAQTLLTTTTSSLPISDIANGVQHPERTMVTHFVNPPHLIPLVEIVQHPATLEENIEAVERELNDIHCTPVRLNKEAPGFIANRLQAALFREVLNLLQQGIASPEAIDTAVKQGLGFRWAVVGPIETADFGGLDTWAMAGAYLAPHLANTIPVDYIQAKFRAGELGVKTGKGFYSYEGVDTVALTARRDRQMLRLGKLKQEFT; from the coding sequence ATGAAGCGCATTGCCGTGATTGGCGGCGGCACCATGGGGTTTGGTTTGGCGTTTCGGTTTGCGGTGCACGGGCGGGAGGTTGCCCTCGTCAGCCGCAGGACGAGCACACTGGAGAACGCCCTGCAGCAGATTCGCGAAGCGGCAGCGTCCTTCGAAGCGGAAGGGGTCATTTCGAAGCAGGAAGCGGAGGATGTACGCACGCGCATCCACCCAACTACAGACTTGGCCGCCGGGATTGAAAACGCAGCCTGGGTTATTGAAGCCATCCCGGAGCAGCTTTCCCAGAAGCAGGCCCTGTTTGCCGAACTGGACGCGCAGCTGCCAGCGCAAACCCTCCTGACCACCACGACCTCCTCCCTGCCCATCAGCGACATCGCGAACGGCGTCCAGCACCCCGAGCGAACGATGGTGACACACTTCGTGAATCCGCCGCACCTCATTCCGCTCGTCGAGATTGTGCAGCACCCCGCGACCCTGGAGGAGAACATCGAAGCGGTGGAACGTGAATTGAACGACATTCACTGCACACCGGTCCGATTGAACAAGGAAGCGCCGGGCTTCATCGCGAACCGCCTGCAAGCGGCCCTGTTTCGGGAAGTGCTGAACCTGCTGCAGCAGGGCATTGCCAGTCCGGAAGCCATTGATACGGCGGTCAAACAGGGGCTGGGGTTCCGTTGGGCAGTGGTGGGACCGATTGAAACGGCCGACTTTGGCGGGCTGGACACCTGGGCGATGGCGGGCGCGTACCTGGCCCCCCACCTCGCGAACACCATCCCGGTCGACTACATCCAAGCGAAATTCCGCGCTGGCGAACTGGGCGTGAAAACCGGCAAAGGGTTTTACTCGTACGAAGGTGTAGACACCGTGGCCCTGACGGCGCGCCGTGATCGGCAAATGCTGCGGCTGGGCAAGCTCAAACAGGAATTCACGTGA
- a CDS encoding DUF4395 domain-containing protein has protein sequence MSVPPSIPRPLVRTNQWFIVLSVAATWLTGFYWILALPLVAGLLGLFTGFNPVMRFAKLFLRKAPAAYAQEDRDQQQFNQIIAVSCLVLSMLGYALHWMWLAYIFSAMVALAAFIAILGFCIGCFIRFQWTQYRYRRAMRNEAR, from the coding sequence ATGTCGGTCCCTCCATCGATTCCCCGGCCGCTGGTGCGGACGAACCAATGGTTTATCGTCCTTTCCGTGGCCGCAACCTGGCTGACCGGATTCTATTGGATTCTGGCCTTGCCGCTGGTTGCTGGGCTGCTCGGTTTGTTCACAGGATTTAACCCCGTGATGCGGTTCGCCAAGTTGTTCCTGCGCAAGGCGCCTGCTGCGTACGCTCAGGAAGATCGCGACCAGCAGCAGTTCAATCAAATCATTGCGGTCAGTTGTCTCGTCTTGAGCATGTTGGGTTATGCACTGCACTGGATGTGGTTGGCATACATCTTTTCCGCCATGGTGGCGCTGGCAGCATTCATCGCGATTCTTGGCTTTTGCATCGGCTGTTTCATTCGGTTTCAGTGGACGCAGTACCGATACCGCCGAGCGATGCGAAACGAGGCCCGCTGA
- a CDS encoding DedA family protein has product MNFMHWIQSYGYPGLYVMLALEYVIFVVPGETTLTTVGILWKNGAGHFSFLPLLLASGLGTFTGSILAYAIGRWLGRPVLVKYGKYVFLTEDRLKRSEAMFRRHTILTLVVSRYIAVVRDIVPYIAGINRVKLRVFLPIIFVASFVWTGSFILAGSLIEQALVFVVAHWRIALVPAVILAVACYFGYRALHKRLEQQLDVSVPQDTGTDAGHPTNLP; this is encoded by the coding sequence ATGAATTTTATGCACTGGATACAGAGTTACGGCTACCCGGGGCTCTACGTGATGCTGGCACTGGAATACGTCATCTTTGTTGTGCCCGGTGAAACCACGCTGACCACCGTGGGTATCTTATGGAAAAACGGGGCGGGCCACTTCTCGTTCCTACCTTTATTATTGGCGTCCGGACTGGGAACGTTTACGGGATCGATTTTGGCCTATGCGATTGGACGGTGGCTGGGCCGACCCGTCCTCGTAAAATATGGGAAATACGTGTTTTTAACGGAGGATCGACTGAAACGCAGCGAAGCGATGTTTCGACGCCACACGATTTTGACGCTGGTTGTGTCCCGGTACATCGCGGTCGTGCGGGATATTGTCCCCTATATCGCGGGCATCAACCGCGTCAAATTGCGAGTGTTTCTGCCCATCATCTTCGTGGCATCCTTTGTTTGGACCGGCAGTTTCATCCTGGCTGGAAGTCTGATTGAACAAGCGCTCGTCTTTGTTGTTGCCCACTGGCGCATCGCGCTGGTTCCCGCCGTCATTCTCGCCGTCGCCTGCTACTTCGGGTACCGGGCGCTGCATAAGCGGCTCGAGCAGCAATTGGACGTATCCGTCCCGCAAGACACGGGAACGGACGCCGGGCATCCGACGAATCTTCCCTGA
- a CDS encoding NAD(P)/FAD-dependent oxidoreductase — protein sequence MHTTYDVVIVGAGPAGLYAAYEFTRKAPEASVLLIDKGVEAKYRHCPIMEGKIDKCPPANKIKDYASCWPACGVINGAGGAGSFSDGKFNITSEFGGFLTDYLPPSKVLELIRYVDEINLAHGAPDAITDPTTEAVAAIERRAMGAGLKLLRAQVRHIGTDRNLELMNSIFAYLESRIDMRFRSFVEDILVEDGAIAGIKLRSGEQIATKYLIVAPGRDGATWLSELFRRHKVKMTNNQVDIGVRVETSNVVMQEINEHLYEGKFIYQSPSTGLRVRTFCSNPSGHVVVENHTGIMAANGHAYKDPALGTQNTNFALLVSHRFTEPFDRPNEFARQICAHANALSNGSIIVQKYGDILKGRRSTPARIQEGFIEPTLKEAVPGDLGLVLPYKTMVALQEMIEALNKVTPGIASEHTLFYGVEAKFYASRADVNDHLETAIQGLYCAGDGPGISRGISQAASSGVYAARNIIARMK from the coding sequence ATGCACACAACCTATGATGTCGTGATTGTCGGAGCCGGCCCAGCCGGCCTTTATGCAGCTTATGAATTTACCCGCAAGGCGCCCGAAGCGAGCGTCCTGCTGATTGACAAAGGTGTCGAAGCCAAGTACCGCCATTGTCCGATTATGGAGGGCAAGATCGACAAGTGCCCGCCCGCCAACAAAATCAAGGACTATGCAAGCTGCTGGCCGGCTTGCGGCGTGATCAACGGCGCGGGCGGCGCAGGCAGCTTCAGCGACGGCAAGTTTAACATCACATCTGAGTTTGGGGGCTTTCTGACGGATTACTTGCCGCCTTCCAAAGTCCTGGAACTGATTCGCTATGTCGATGAAATCAATCTGGCCCACGGCGCGCCGGATGCCATCACCGACCCGACCACGGAGGCTGTGGCTGCGATTGAACGCCGCGCCATGGGCGCTGGACTCAAGCTGCTCCGCGCGCAGGTGCGGCACATCGGGACCGACCGCAACCTGGAACTGATGAACAGCATCTTTGCCTATCTGGAATCGCGCATCGACATGCGGTTTCGGTCGTTCGTGGAGGATATCCTGGTCGAGGATGGAGCGATTGCCGGCATCAAACTGCGCAGCGGCGAACAGATTGCGACCAAGTACCTGATTGTTGCGCCGGGCCGGGACGGGGCCACTTGGTTGTCCGAGTTGTTTCGCCGGCACAAGGTGAAGATGACCAACAACCAGGTGGACATCGGGGTTCGCGTGGAAACGTCGAATGTCGTGATGCAGGAAATCAACGAACACCTTTACGAAGGGAAGTTCATCTATCAGTCGCCGTCCACGGGACTGCGCGTGCGCACGTTTTGCAGCAACCCGTCCGGCCATGTCGTGGTGGAGAACCACACGGGCATCATGGCGGCCAACGGGCATGCCTATAAAGATCCGGCGCTGGGGACGCAGAACACCAATTTCGCCCTGTTGGTCAGTCATCGCTTCACGGAACCGTTCGATCGGCCGAATGAGTTTGCCCGGCAGATTTGCGCCCATGCCAACGCCCTGTCGAACGGTTCCATCATTGTCCAGAAGTACGGCGATATTTTGAAGGGGCGCCGCAGCACACCGGCCCGCATTCAGGAAGGGTTCATTGAACCGACGCTGAAAGAAGCAGTGCCTGGTGACCTTGGCCTCGTCCTTCCGTACAAGACGATGGTGGCTCTGCAAGAAATGATTGAAGCCCTGAACAAGGTCACACCGGGGATTGCCTCCGAACACACCCTGTTTTACGGGGTGGAAGCGAAGTTCTACGCCTCGCGTGCTGACGTGAACGACCACCTGGAAACCGCCATTCAAGGCTTGTACTGCGCTGGAGACGGGCCAGGCATCTCGCGCGGCATCTCACAGGCGGCCAGCAGCGGGGTGTACGCAGCGCGGAACATCATCGCACGGATGAAGTGA